The proteins below are encoded in one region of Caulobacter henricii:
- a CDS encoding serine hydrolase domain-containing protein → MSTPEAVGLSSERLSRIETFIQERYINSGKLPCALTQVWRRGQLAYSSVLGSADVERGKPLQADSLFRIYSMTKPVTSVAFMMLVEEGKVSLDDPVHRYIPAWRDLGVFQAGVLGAFQTKRASEPMRMLDLLRHTAGLTYGFQQRTNVDAAYRKLKLDGIDSDGGLQDFVDKLSTVPLEFTPGESWNYSVATDVLGYLVETISGQPFDAFLKSRIFDPLKMVDTGFHVPESQRARFTACYALTPSGKVVLQDDPEKSRFLTDPSVKSGGGGLVSTADDYMRFCRMLLNGGELDGARLLSPKTIKLMTMNHLPGGKELTDLSKSLFSEAVFEGLGFGLGFAMTVDQARTKNIGSHGEYFWGGMASTAFWIDPVEDLAVVFMTQLMPSSAYPIRRELRTLVYSAFTESAA, encoded by the coding sequence ATGAGCACGCCGGAAGCCGTAGGCCTGTCGTCGGAGCGCCTGAGTCGCATCGAGACCTTCATCCAGGAGCGGTACATCAACAGCGGCAAGCTGCCCTGCGCCCTGACCCAGGTCTGGCGACGTGGCCAGCTGGCCTATAGCTCGGTTCTGGGCTCGGCCGATGTCGAGCGCGGCAAGCCCTTGCAGGCCGACAGCCTGTTTCGCATCTATTCGATGACCAAACCCGTCACCAGCGTCGCCTTCATGATGCTGGTCGAGGAGGGCAAGGTCTCCCTCGATGATCCGGTCCATCGCTACATCCCGGCCTGGCGCGACCTCGGCGTCTTCCAGGCGGGCGTCCTGGGCGCTTTCCAGACCAAGCGCGCCAGCGAGCCGATGCGCATGCTGGACCTTCTGCGCCATACGGCGGGTCTGACCTATGGCTTCCAGCAGCGCACCAATGTCGATGCGGCCTATCGCAAGCTGAAGCTGGACGGGATCGACAGCGACGGCGGCCTGCAGGACTTTGTCGACAAGCTCTCCACGGTGCCCCTGGAATTCACGCCCGGCGAATCCTGGAACTATTCCGTGGCCACGGACGTGCTCGGCTATCTGGTCGAGACCATTTCCGGCCAGCCTTTTGACGCCTTTCTGAAGAGCCGCATCTTCGATCCCCTGAAGATGGTCGATACGGGCTTTCATGTTCCGGAGAGCCAGCGCGCCCGGTTTACCGCCTGCTACGCCCTGACGCCGTCAGGCAAGGTGGTCCTGCAGGACGATCCGGAAAAGAGCCGCTTCCTGACCGATCCGTCGGTCAAGTCGGGTGGCGGCGGGCTCGTCTCGACGGCTGACGACTATATGCGTTTCTGCCGCATGCTGCTGAACGGTGGCGAACTGGACGGCGCGCGACTGCTCAGCCCCAAGACCATCAAGCTGATGACCATGAACCACCTGCCGGGTGGCAAGGAACTGACGGATCTCTCCAAGTCGCTGTTCAGCGAGGCGGTATTCGAAGGCCTGGGCTTTGGCCTTGGCTTCGCCATGACTGTCGATCAGGCGCGGACCAAGAACATCGGCTCGCATGGCGAGTATTTTTGGGGTGGCATGGCCTCGACGGCCTTCTGGATCGATCCGGTCGAAGACCTGGCGGTGGTGTTCATGACCCAGCTGATGCCGTCCTCGGCCTATCCCATCCGGCGCGAGCTGCGCACCCTGGTCTATTCAGCCTTTACGGAAAGCGCCGCCTAG
- a CDS encoding TetR/AcrR family transcriptional regulator — MDDGRIAGAATARYARKKEAILAAATAILNRQGVRGMTLADVAARVGLITTSVTYYYRKKDDLAAACFLRGLERFDAMITQAAVQPDPPSRLKTFIDLYLDLNRRVRLGEATPLTSFTEIKALKEPLRSSVSQAFNDLFRRVRGFFEGEGFEHLEKRERNARTHLLMEQVFWSGTWLRRYDLDDYDRVRDKMYDILVGGLAAPGRLWSPAALPDPTPVSPDGLEWRETFLVAATRLINQRGYRGASVEDISAALNVTKGSFYHHHDDKDALVVECFQRTFAVIRKSQVDARAGQGTSWDQVSAATAALVAYQLSDHGPLLRASSMGALPTDIRHEMAEGYGRGSERFAAMISDGIADGSIRPVDPMIAAHMINSMLNAAAALGAWVPGVERDEAAGLFARPLMMGLFTA; from the coding sequence ATGGATGACGGACGGATCGCAGGTGCGGCCACCGCGCGCTATGCGCGGAAGAAAGAGGCGATCCTCGCCGCCGCAACCGCCATCCTCAATCGCCAGGGGGTGCGCGGCATGACCCTGGCCGACGTCGCAGCCCGGGTGGGCCTGATCACCACCAGCGTCACCTATTACTACCGCAAGAAGGATGATCTCGCCGCGGCCTGTTTCCTGCGTGGCCTGGAACGGTTCGATGCCATGATCACCCAGGCAGCGGTCCAGCCTGATCCACCATCACGTCTGAAAACCTTCATCGACCTGTATCTTGATCTGAACCGGCGGGTCAGGCTGGGCGAGGCCACGCCCCTGACCAGTTTCACCGAGATCAAGGCCCTCAAGGAACCGCTGCGCTCATCGGTCTCCCAGGCCTTCAACGACCTTTTCCGGCGGGTGCGCGGCTTCTTCGAGGGCGAGGGCTTCGAGCACCTGGAGAAGCGCGAACGCAATGCCCGCACCCATCTGCTGATGGAGCAGGTCTTCTGGTCGGGCACCTGGTTGCGGCGCTACGATCTGGATGATTACGACCGCGTTCGGGACAAGATGTACGACATCCTGGTCGGCGGCCTGGCCGCGCCGGGGCGACTCTGGTCGCCCGCCGCCCTGCCCGATCCAACGCCGGTCTCGCCCGACGGCCTGGAATGGCGTGAGACCTTCCTGGTCGCCGCCACCCGGCTCATCAATCAGCGCGGCTATCGCGGCGCGTCCGTCGAGGACATCTCCGCGGCCCTGAACGTCACCAAGGGCTCTTTCTACCATCACCACGATGACAAGGACGCCCTGGTGGTTGAGTGCTTCCAGCGCACCTTCGCAGTGATCCGCAAGTCGCAGGTCGATGCCCGCGCCGGCCAGGGGACATCCTGGGACCAGGTTTCGGCCGCCACGGCGGCGCTGGTGGCCTATCAGCTGTCAGACCATGGTCCGCTGCTTCGCGCCTCGTCGATGGGGGCCCTGCCGACGGACATCCGCCATGAGATGGCCGAAGGCTATGGCCGGGGCTCGGAGCGCTTCGCAGCGATGATCTCGGACGGGATCGCTGACGGCTCGATCCGGCCCGTCGATCCGATGATCGCCGCCCACATGATCAATTCCATGCTCAATGCCGCCGCTGCCCTGGGAGCCTGGGTTCCCGGTGTCGAGCGTGATGAGGCGGCAGGGCTGTTCGCCCGCCCGCTCATGATGGGGCTGTTCACAGCCTAG
- a CDS encoding TonB-dependent receptor, with protein sequence MNRTVFLRGGSSLALAIALTAGAAHAQTRPDAASTQVEEVVVTGSFIRGTPEDAALPVDVIGAEELQKRGSPSTVELLKALSVSSGVLGDTNQFDSRAQGSEGSGSVNLRGLGSQRTLVLLNGRRLAINPFGAAGAGIVDTNIIPAAAIGRLEVLKDGAAATYGSDAIAGVVNFITKRNVDGLEVGADYRVINGSDGDYGLNATFGKIWDNGNLLVSAGWQHRSKLSVAERNWANTPYLNNPEAGWSAAGSPSTFIPLASTTSGMRDPGCGGLGGFPGFSGLTPVCYWHYTPFDNLVEKSDAVQIYGEINANLSDKTKFHVEVLYAHTDVPDWNTSPSYAALAVPTAEASPIAGRYIVPATNPGLQAFIAANPTVQLTNLVNGTQFSAPGSIFAFGAINAANRPFGIGGNPAFGYGPSIGSRAFDAFRVSGDLQGEFDNGIGWEMALTYSQEIGIRTGYDTLVNRYALALQGLGGPTCDSNPTLPGIQGTAGVGGCMYFNPFASAIPSNAVTGVANPAYNSALAVNKDLAKWFFQKLSTKQSSRLFVGEAVLNGKTAISLSGGDVAWAAGVQYRRTYFKADYNDISNAAINPCVNTPDFGVTTCTGSQRNGPFMFLGVGNEADNQSDVMAAFGELSVPFTDDFQVQLAARFEDYGGAVGDTFNPKISARWQALPWLAVRGSAGSTFRGPPDPITTTTSVTSLQSILGTFRAVDIFGNPNLNPEKANTYNAGLLFSHGKLKASIDYFQFDFKNPIVTEPVAGIVNALYPNGAAGANNCALYPALAARFTFNGVCGPPTTIARLKTNYINGAAVKNSGFDFAVDYEFSNVLGGDLAVGGNATYIAEYKVGATSVEGVVVEKAFDAVGLLNYQTTVVPIPQWKGDVHTEWSMGPHNVRLTVHYIDSYTDQRTAPFAANAYKDTTGAGVQITRGKKIDAQVLTDLAYRVFLPWDTTVTAAITNLFDKDPSYARLDLAYDPFTGDPLGRTYKVGLRKKF encoded by the coding sequence ATGAATAGAACCGTGTTCCTGCGCGGCGGCTCGTCACTGGCCCTGGCCATCGCCCTGACAGCCGGGGCGGCGCACGCCCAGACCCGGCCCGATGCGGCATCCACACAGGTCGAAGAGGTCGTCGTCACCGGCTCCTTCATCCGGGGTACGCCTGAGGACGCTGCCCTTCCGGTCGATGTGATCGGTGCCGAAGAACTGCAGAAGCGTGGCTCTCCCTCCACGGTCGAACTCCTCAAGGCCCTGTCGGTTTCCAGTGGGGTTCTGGGTGACACCAACCAGTTCGACAGCCGGGCCCAGGGCTCGGAAGGCTCGGGCTCGGTCAATCTTCGCGGCCTTGGCTCGCAACGCACTCTGGTGCTGCTGAATGGCCGGCGCCTGGCGATCAATCCGTTCGGTGCGGCCGGGGCAGGGATCGTCGACACCAACATCATCCCCGCGGCGGCCATTGGACGGCTGGAAGTCCTGAAGGACGGCGCGGCAGCGACCTATGGCTCGGACGCCATCGCCGGCGTCGTCAACTTCATCACCAAGCGGAATGTCGATGGGCTCGAGGTGGGCGCCGATTACCGGGTCATCAATGGCTCGGACGGCGACTACGGCCTGAACGCGACCTTCGGCAAGATCTGGGACAACGGCAATCTTCTGGTCAGCGCGGGCTGGCAGCATCGCTCCAAACTGAGCGTGGCAGAGCGCAACTGGGCCAACACCCCCTATCTGAACAATCCGGAAGCCGGCTGGTCGGCGGCGGGCAGCCCTTCGACCTTTATTCCCCTGGCCAGCACGACCAGTGGCATGCGTGATCCGGGCTGCGGCGGCCTGGGCGGCTTCCCGGGCTTCAGCGGCCTGACCCCGGTCTGCTACTGGCACTACACCCCGTTCGACAATCTCGTCGAGAAGTCGGACGCGGTGCAGATCTATGGCGAGATCAACGCCAACCTGTCCGACAAGACCAAGTTCCATGTCGAAGTGCTGTATGCCCATACGGACGTCCCTGACTGGAACACCTCACCGTCCTATGCCGCACTGGCCGTGCCGACGGCGGAAGCTTCGCCCATCGCCGGGCGCTACATTGTTCCGGCGACCAATCCGGGCCTGCAGGCCTTTATCGCGGCCAATCCGACCGTTCAGCTGACCAATCTGGTCAACGGCACCCAGTTTTCGGCGCCGGGGTCCATCTTTGCCTTCGGGGCCATCAACGCGGCAAACCGGCCCTTCGGGATCGGCGGCAACCCGGCCTTCGGCTATGGCCCCTCGATCGGCTCGCGCGCCTTCGACGCGTTCCGGGTCTCTGGTGATCTGCAGGGCGAATTCGACAACGGCATCGGCTGGGAAATGGCTCTGACCTACTCCCAGGAGATCGGTATCCGCACGGGTTATGACACCCTCGTCAACCGCTACGCCCTGGCCCTGCAGGGCCTCGGCGGCCCAACCTGCGACAGCAATCCCACCTTGCCCGGTATCCAGGGTACTGCGGGCGTCGGCGGCTGCATGTACTTCAACCCGTTTGCCAGCGCGATCCCGAGCAATGCCGTCACCGGCGTCGCCAATCCGGCCTACAACTCGGCCCTGGCGGTCAACAAGGACCTGGCCAAGTGGTTCTTCCAGAAGCTGTCGACCAAGCAGTCCTCGCGACTGTTCGTCGGTGAAGCGGTTCTGAACGGCAAGACCGCCATCAGCCTCAGCGGCGGCGATGTCGCCTGGGCGGCGGGCGTTCAGTATCGCCGGACCTACTTCAAGGCCGACTATAACGACATCAGCAATGCGGCGATCAATCCTTGCGTCAACACGCCGGACTTTGGCGTCACGACCTGCACCGGTTCGCAGCGCAACGGGCCCTTCATGTTCCTGGGCGTGGGCAACGAGGCCGACAACCAGTCTGATGTGATGGCCGCCTTCGGCGAACTGTCGGTGCCTTTCACCGACGATTTCCAGGTCCAGCTGGCGGCCCGCTTTGAAGACTATGGCGGCGCGGTGGGTGACACCTTCAATCCCAAGATCTCTGCGCGCTGGCAGGCCCTGCCCTGGCTGGCCGTGCGGGGCTCCGCCGGTTCCACCTTCCGCGGGCCGCCGGATCCGATCACCACCACGACCTCGGTGACATCACTGCAGAGCATTCTGGGCACGTTCCGGGCGGTCGATATCTTCGGCAATCCGAACCTCAATCCGGAAAAGGCCAATACCTACAATGCCGGCCTGCTGTTCAGCCACGGCAAGCTGAAAGCCAGCATCGACTACTTCCAGTTCGACTTCAAAAACCCGATCGTCACCGAGCCCGTGGCCGGTATCGTCAATGCCCTCTATCCGAACGGTGCCGCGGGGGCCAATAACTGCGCGCTCTATCCGGCCCTGGCGGCGCGGTTCACCTTCAACGGTGTCTGCGGTCCCCCGACGACGATCGCGCGCCTGAAGACCAACTACATCAATGGCGCGGCGGTGAAGAACTCCGGCTTCGACTTTGCGGTCGACTACGAGTTCAGCAATGTCCTTGGCGGCGATCTCGCGGTCGGGGGCAATGCCACCTACATCGCTGAGTACAAGGTTGGAGCCACCAGCGTCGAGGGTGTGGTGGTCGAGAAGGCCTTCGACGCCGTTGGCCTGCTCAACTACCAGACCACGGTCGTGCCAATCCCGCAGTGGAAGGGTGACGTTCACACCGAGTGGAGCATGGGGCCGCACAATGTGCGCCTGACGGTCCACTATATCGACTCGTACACCGATCAGCGTACGGCCCCCTTTGCGGCCAATGCCTACAAGGACACGACCGGAGCAGGCGTCCAGATCACCCGGGGCAAGAAGATCGACGCCCAGGTCCTGACCGATCTGGCCTATCGCGTCTTCCTGCCCTGGGACACGACGGTCACGGCCGCGATCACCAATCTGTTCGACAAGGACCCGTCCTACGCCCGTCTGGATCTCGCCTATGACCCCTTCACCGGGGATCCGCTGGGCCGGACCTACAAGGTTGGACTGCGCAAGAAGTTCTAA
- a CDS encoding MarR family winged helix-turn-helix transcriptional regulator, protein MICDSAPSDCMPRAAYADRLSDPIMQRLKAISFLNLEIGKKIGETLGVNVTDMAAMELLIDARTLTPSQLATQLKVTTAAATQIVDRLERAGHVTRERKTIDRRKIFVAPVEASEVRAFALLAPMLDALSGVISDLTPTERSVIETFLDKVVDIYLQASGPPSPSPDPVEPDDASPTVPERPSTGR, encoded by the coding sequence ATGATTTGCGATTCAGCACCGTCCGACTGCATGCCCCGGGCCGCCTATGCCGACAGGCTCAGCGACCCCATCATGCAACGCCTGAAGGCGATCTCGTTTCTGAACCTCGAGATCGGCAAGAAGATCGGCGAGACCCTGGGGGTCAATGTCACCGACATGGCGGCGATGGAGCTGTTGATCGACGCGCGCACCCTGACGCCGAGCCAACTCGCCACTCAGCTGAAGGTGACGACTGCTGCAGCCACCCAGATCGTCGACCGTCTGGAGCGGGCCGGCCATGTCACGCGCGAGCGAAAGACCATCGACCGTCGAAAGATTTTCGTCGCGCCCGTGGAAGCTTCAGAGGTCAGGGCCTTCGCGCTGCTTGCTCCGATGCTCGATGCCCTGAGCGGCGTGATTTCCGACCTCACCCCCACCGAACGCAGCGTCATCGAGACCTTTCTGGACAAGGTCGTCGACATCTACCTCCAAGCGTCGGGGCCACCGTCCCCGTCTCCTGATCCGGTTGAACCTGATGACGCCTCCCCCACTGTCCCCGAGCGCCCGAGTACTGGCAGATGA
- a CDS encoding efflux transporter outer membrane subunit, translating into MKPSKTVRRPGSGASLSALALTGLVLAGCATDPRHTAETRLPATYEGAAGAALPDQVLDRWWLVFNDPALSALVDTALTQSQDARLAAARLDEARAVRRGQVRQLYIPSTPLTGSANRSSTDIIDQSGPGGFTQGGDSENYSGSFDVSWELDLIGRRRAAMGVVSNDLAASRFAYEGARAALAASVAQSYFQARVLAVQLDDARESVRIARALADLATGRVARGLSPGSDADRTAADLAQAEAQAASLEAELQVARRSLLILVGRGIDPLASLPVAATLADAPPTTTALPGTLLARRPDVREAQARLASASANLKVNELALFPTFTLSPGVGLTKAVSPSFLTPGSTSSTTSSAWSIGLNLSIPVLNIPKLLADIDAQDARTEQAALAYEKTVQAAFGETEGALLQLSADQRRVALLSAGERRAATAYEAARRGYAAGLSDLTSTLQAEQSWRAARTGLNGARGQALQRTVQTYKALGGGWTPSPNPSATSEQTSSR; encoded by the coding sequence ATGAAACCTAGCAAGACTGTCAGGCGACCTGGATCAGGCGCGAGCCTGTCGGCCCTGGCCCTTACGGGGCTGGTCCTGGCCGGCTGCGCGACCGACCCTCGCCACACAGCCGAGACCCGATTGCCCGCCACCTATGAGGGCGCGGCTGGAGCCGCCCTGCCCGACCAGGTGCTGGATCGCTGGTGGCTGGTTTTCAACGACCCCGCCCTGAGCGCGCTGGTAGATACCGCCCTGACCCAGAGCCAGGACGCCCGCCTGGCGGCAGCGCGCCTTGACGAGGCCCGGGCCGTACGACGCGGACAGGTACGGCAACTCTACATCCCCTCCACGCCCCTGACCGGCTCCGCCAACCGCAGCAGCACGGACATCATCGACCAGAGCGGGCCTGGCGGCTTTACCCAGGGCGGGGACAGCGAAAACTACAGCGGCAGCTTCGATGTCAGCTGGGAACTGGACCTGATCGGTCGCCGCCGAGCCGCCATGGGCGTCGTAAGCAACGATCTGGCCGCCAGCCGCTTCGCCTATGAAGGCGCTCGCGCCGCCCTGGCTGCCAGCGTCGCCCAGTCCTACTTCCAGGCGCGGGTCCTGGCCGTTCAGCTGGACGACGCGAGGGAGAGCGTCCGCATCGCCAGGGCCCTGGCCGATCTGGCTACCGGCCGCGTTGCCCGAGGTCTTTCACCGGGATCCGATGCGGATCGAACGGCCGCTGACCTGGCCCAGGCCGAGGCCCAGGCCGCCAGTCTTGAGGCGGAGCTGCAGGTTGCCCGCCGCAGTCTGCTGATCCTGGTCGGGCGGGGCATTGATCCCCTGGCCAGCCTGCCTGTGGCGGCGACCCTGGCCGATGCGCCCCCGACCACGACGGCCCTGCCCGGTACCCTTCTGGCCCGACGCCCGGATGTGCGCGAAGCCCAGGCCCGGCTGGCCTCGGCCTCTGCCAATCTGAAGGTCAATGAACTGGCCCTCTTCCCGACCTTCACCCTGAGCCCGGGCGTCGGATTGACCAAGGCGGTGTCGCCCAGTTTCCTGACGCCCGGATCGACATCCTCGACCACCAGTTCCGCTTGGTCGATCGGCCTGAACCTGTCGATCCCGGTGCTGAACATTCCCAAGCTGCTGGCAGATATTGACGCCCAGGACGCCCGCACGGAACAGGCGGCCCTGGCCTATGAGAAGACGGTGCAGGCGGCCTTCGGCGAAACCGAAGGTGCGCTACTTCAACTGTCCGCCGACCAGCGTCGGGTCGCCCTGCTCAGCGCCGGCGAACGTCGCGCAGCCACGGCCTACGAGGCCGCCCGCCGGGGCTATGCCGCCGGACTGAGCGACCTGACCTCGACCCTTCAGGCCGAGCAATCCTGGCGCGCCGCCCGGACGGGACTCAATGGTGCTCGGGGTCAGGCGCTGCAACGCACCGTCCAGACCTACAAGGCCTTGGGCGGCGGATGGACGCCATCGCCGAACCCCTCGGCCACTTCCGAACAAACCTCTTCGCGATGA